One segment of Paenibacillus rhizovicinus DNA contains the following:
- a CDS encoding type II secretion system F family protein codes for MTGFGLVIIGAALFCTLFVAVRSLLDIWLHRQQIAGRLNYRKERRLGERLARYLQRYDKAYRHLSELLESLQSSLRPGSIVILSLLLLLAGAAFGVMFFKSMKGLLLLGGVLGTLPYLLLRSMQVHRQMKTRIDFLPAIELFYQCCLVSGGRQIRTALQRTVEEKRMLGPMQAVFEQLYRNISVRGDDEASLRIFAASLGHVWADYFINIVRAGLSEGHPIADNLKDLITDMRKARRANQQERNKLLEIRLANFSPLLFLLLFMGVNFHYSPENAYRYYVLDPGGRNMLLNAAVMIFLSFVMGLWLSRKKM; via the coding sequence ATGACCGGTTTCGGGCTAGTCATCATCGGCGCGGCCTTGTTCTGTACGCTGTTCGTGGCAGTCCGAAGCCTGCTGGATATCTGGCTCCACCGCCAGCAGATCGCCGGAAGGTTGAACTATCGGAAGGAGCGGCGTCTCGGGGAACGCTTGGCGAGGTACTTGCAGCGTTACGATAAGGCGTACCGCCACCTGTCCGAGCTGCTGGAATCGCTGCAATCCAGCTTGCGTCCCGGTTCGATCGTCATTCTCAGCCTGCTGCTTCTTCTGGCAGGCGCTGCGTTCGGCGTCATGTTCTTCAAGAGCATGAAGGGGCTGCTGCTGCTTGGCGGCGTATTGGGGACACTGCCGTATTTGCTGCTCCGATCAATGCAGGTGCACCGGCAGATGAAGACGCGCATCGATTTCCTGCCGGCGATCGAGCTGTTTTATCAATGCTGTCTAGTTAGCGGCGGTAGACAGATTCGCACGGCACTCCAGCGAACGGTGGAGGAGAAGCGGATGTTGGGGCCGATGCAGGCCGTATTCGAACAGCTGTACCGGAATATTTCCGTTCGCGGGGATGATGAGGCCAGCCTTCGGATCTTCGCAGCGTCGCTTGGCCATGTTTGGGCCGACTATTTTATTAATATCGTGCGTGCCGGGTTGTCGGAGGGACATCCCATTGCGGACAACTTGAAGGATCTCATTACGGACATGCGCAAGGCGCGCCGGGCTAATCAACAGGAACGCAACAAGCTGCTGGAGATCCGGCTGGCGAACTTCTCGCCGCTCTTGTTTCTGCTGTTGTTCATGGGCGTCAATTTCCATTACAGCCCGGAGAATGCGTATCGGTATTACGTGCTGGACCCCGGCGGCCGCAACATGCTCTTGAATGCAGCCGTCATGATCTTCTTGTCGTTCGTCATGGGTCTCTGGCTTTCGCGGAAAAAAATGTGA
- a CDS encoding MFS transporter yields MKAEHRVLRQNIKNNLYNGIAWSIGFNFVTPFIPIIAARLGATNNDYALLSSVPAILTILLTFPASLILDRFQKKKRIISGLILASRFCYLLLFFIPYLDLSAKAALIALVSVYGATNTIIAVSYQSIMGEIIPANYRNKVFAQRNIWIGISGMVTALAAGWGIDQFSYPIGYQAAILLGFAASLAETWYFSKLRIPSEELSIAPHAESEKAVPSLPSAFPPRLKVGKLFSGVGGRPFYWFCGSAILYTFAWMVAWPIYSKLKADVLHATNTQMSIDTVVGAIGSLVAFSLWARLADRKGNGITVFVSSLMLAISPFGWAHAPSMTYVYAYDFFGGLVTGGFQQSIFNRLLEIAPQETRHRAISIYTTLSQVSAVFAPIVGMRLYSWVDYSPSMIIIGSTRVLGAICFLLILLPKRQRSQAHRIEG; encoded by the coding sequence ATGAAGGCTGAGCATCGCGTTTTGCGTCAAAACATTAAAAATAATCTATATAACGGCATTGCATGGTCCATCGGGTTTAATTTCGTCACGCCTTTCATTCCGATCATAGCGGCTCGCCTTGGAGCTACGAATAACGATTATGCTCTGCTATCCTCGGTTCCCGCGATACTCACGATTTTACTTACTTTTCCGGCCTCGCTCATTCTGGATCGTTTCCAGAAAAAGAAACGGATCATCTCCGGTCTAATCTTAGCGAGCCGATTCTGCTACTTATTGCTCTTCTTCATACCGTATCTCGATTTATCGGCAAAAGCAGCTTTGATCGCTTTAGTTAGCGTTTATGGCGCGACCAACACGATTATCGCGGTGTCCTATCAATCCATCATGGGAGAAATAATTCCCGCGAATTATCGAAACAAAGTGTTCGCGCAGCGTAACATCTGGATAGGCATATCCGGTATGGTGACCGCGCTGGCGGCAGGCTGGGGCATCGATCAGTTCTCTTATCCGATCGGTTATCAAGCCGCGATATTACTAGGTTTTGCAGCTTCATTAGCGGAGACCTGGTACTTCAGCAAGCTGCGAATTCCTAGCGAGGAACTATCGATTGCGCCTCATGCGGAGAGCGAGAAGGCGGTGCCGAGCCTGCCGAGCGCGTTTCCTCCAAGGTTAAAGGTCGGGAAGCTCTTCTCTGGCGTAGGAGGCCGGCCTTTCTATTGGTTCTGCGGTAGCGCGATTCTCTATACATTCGCATGGATGGTGGCTTGGCCGATTTATTCGAAGCTGAAAGCGGACGTTCTTCATGCTACGAACACGCAGATGAGCATCGATACGGTAGTGGGCGCGATTGGCTCGCTGGTCGCATTCAGTTTATGGGCACGATTAGCCGACCGCAAAGGAAACGGCATTACCGTATTCGTGTCGTCGTTGATGCTTGCTATATCGCCTTTCGGGTGGGCACATGCACCGTCGATGACCTATGTGTATGCGTACGATTTTTTCGGAGGTCTTGTCACAGGCGGCTTCCAGCAGTCCATATTCAACCGGCTGTTGGAGATTGCTCCCCAAGAGACGCGGCATCGGGCCATTTCCATATATACCACGTTGTCACAAGTCTCGGCGGTATTTGCGCCAATCGTCGGGATGCGCTTGTACAGCTGGGTAGATTATTCGCCGAGCATGATCATCATCGGTTCGACTCGCGTGCTGGGCGCGATTTGTTTTTTGCTTATCTTGCTGCCGAAGCGGCAGCGATCACAGGCTCACCGGATAGAAGGTTAA
- the uraA gene encoding uracil permease, which translates to MKQQEIGVLDRPPLAQSLMLSIQHLFAMFGSTVLVPNLLGVDPAICLLMNGIGTLIYLFIVKGKIPAYLGSSFAFIAPAGAVIGNNTVHADGYAAALGGFIAAGVVFTVIALIINAAGTGWIHMLFPPAAMGAIVAVIGLELIPVAAGMAGWIKSPNAAAADVWVPDATTITISTVTLLITVLGSVLFRGFMRIIPILVGIVSGYLLAYLLNVTSFGDVAKSGWLEAPTFTMPSFEWAAILTIVPASLVVVAEHIGHLIVTGNIVHKDLSKDPGLHRSMLGNGVSTILSGFLGSTPNTTYGENIGVLAITRVYSTFVIGGAAVFAIVLSFMGKFSALISGIPQPVMGGVSLLLFGVIAASGLRMLVESKIDYSKPTNLYLTTIVLVTGLSGAKITIGNFSLSGMALATVTAILLSLLFKLFEITRLSNDAEASETSEH; encoded by the coding sequence ATGAAACAACAAGAAATCGGCGTCCTCGACAGGCCGCCTCTCGCGCAAAGCCTCATGCTCAGCATACAGCATTTGTTCGCCATGTTCGGCTCGACGGTGCTCGTCCCCAACCTGCTCGGCGTCGACCCGGCGATATGCCTGCTCATGAACGGAATTGGGACCTTGATTTACTTATTTATCGTGAAAGGAAAAATTCCCGCCTACCTCGGATCAAGCTTTGCCTTCATCGCCCCGGCAGGCGCGGTCATCGGCAACAATACCGTTCATGCGGACGGCTATGCGGCGGCGCTCGGCGGTTTTATCGCTGCCGGGGTCGTATTTACCGTGATCGCCCTCATTATAAATGCTGCCGGGACCGGCTGGATTCATATGCTCTTCCCGCCGGCAGCCATGGGCGCGATCGTGGCCGTAATCGGTCTCGAACTCATTCCCGTCGCGGCCGGAATGGCCGGTTGGATTAAATCCCCCAACGCGGCGGCGGCTGATGTCTGGGTGCCGGATGCGACGACCATTACGATTTCGACCGTGACGCTGCTCATTACCGTACTGGGTTCCGTGCTGTTCCGCGGCTTTATGCGCATCATTCCCATTCTGGTCGGCATCGTCAGCGGCTATCTGCTGGCCTACTTGTTGAATGTCACTTCGTTCGGCGACGTGGCGAAGAGCGGCTGGCTGGAAGCGCCGACCTTCACGATGCCGTCTTTCGAATGGGCCGCGATCCTTACCATCGTACCCGCTTCGCTTGTCGTCGTTGCCGAACATATCGGCCATTTGATCGTCACCGGCAACATCGTGCATAAAGATTTGTCCAAGGACCCCGGCTTGCATCGCTCGATGCTGGGCAACGGCGTGTCCACCATCTTGTCCGGCTTCCTCGGTTCCACGCCGAATACGACGTATGGCGAGAACATCGGCGTCCTAGCGATCACGCGCGTGTACTCGACGTTCGTCATCGGAGGAGCAGCCGTCTTCGCCATTGTGCTATCGTTCATGGGCAAATTCTCGGCGCTCATCTCCGGCATTCCGCAACCCGTAATGGGAGGCGTCTCCCTGCTGCTGTTCGGCGTCATCGCTGCTTCCGGCTTGCGAATGCTCGTGGAATCGAAGATTGATTACAGCAAGCCCACGAACCTGTACTTAACGACAATCGTACTCGTTACCGGCTTGAGCGGCGCGAAAATCACGATCGGCAACTTCTCGTTGTCCGGCATGGCGCTCGCGACGGTTACAGCGATCTTGCTCAGCCTGCTGTTCAAACTATTCGAAATCACGCGGCTGTCCAACGATGCGGAGGCATCGGAGACTTCGGAACATTAA
- a CDS encoding M24 family metallopeptidase produces the protein MDIGKVDQEEIAARVKRLQSRLIQEGVDGFLVTQHVDLYYFTGSMQAGYAFIPAEGEAVFYVRRSLERAEQESAIAVEAMSSLRGFRAQLAGGHPSVFGGDVAAAGKPIKIATEMDVLPAATFAKLAEITAGGQRGCSLIDGSSLIRSVRMIKSPWEVGRIEAAATVVAEALDAALPILKEGISELELMARIEYEMRIRGHIGLMRTRSYNMEIMTGMLGSGAAVAMPSAFDGPAGGLGLGPAAPQSASRKTILRNEPVLIDIGCCIDGYVIDQTRTAVIGGLSDELAAAYAQSERIIRHAEQLMIPGTACDAIYAASLEDAAAAGLAGHFMGFGTGQVKFLGHGIGLEVDEWPVLARGFGNPLEPGMVLAVEPKFTFPGSGVVGIENSYLITDDGCRQLTKSSEGLIVL, from the coding sequence ATGGACATCGGGAAGGTTGATCAAGAAGAAATAGCGGCACGCGTGAAGCGGCTGCAATCGCGATTGATACAAGAAGGCGTTGATGGTTTTCTCGTGACGCAGCATGTGGATTTATATTATTTTACGGGTTCGATGCAGGCAGGATATGCTTTCATCCCTGCCGAGGGCGAAGCGGTTTTCTACGTGAGACGCAGCTTGGAGCGGGCGGAACAGGAGTCGGCGATCGCGGTGGAGGCCATGTCTTCGCTGCGCGGCTTCCGCGCTCAGCTGGCAGGCGGACATCCGTCCGTGTTCGGCGGCGATGTCGCGGCGGCGGGCAAGCCGATCAAGATAGCGACCGAGATGGACGTTCTGCCGGCCGCAACCTTCGCGAAACTGGCCGAAATCACGGCAGGCGGGCAGCGGGGCTGTTCGCTCATCGACGGATCCTCGCTTATTCGGAGCGTGCGCATGATCAAGTCGCCCTGGGAGGTTGGCCGAATCGAAGCGGCAGCTACGGTGGTGGCAGAGGCATTGGACGCAGCGCTTCCGATTCTAAAGGAAGGAATATCGGAGCTGGAGCTGATGGCTCGCATCGAATACGAAATGCGCATCCGCGGACATATCGGCCTCATGCGGACCCGCAGCTACAATATGGAAATCATGACAGGGATGCTGGGTTCCGGCGCAGCCGTCGCGATGCCGAGCGCTTTCGACGGACCCGCAGGAGGATTGGGTCTCGGTCCGGCTGCCCCGCAGAGCGCGAGCCGCAAGACGATTTTGCGCAACGAGCCGGTTTTGATCGATATCGGCTGCTGTATCGACGGCTACGTCATCGATCAGACGCGCACCGCGGTCATTGGCGGTCTGTCTGACGAATTGGCGGCGGCATATGCCCAATCGGAGCGAATTATTCGCCATGCGGAGCAGCTGATGATACCGGGAACGGCATGCGATGCGATTTATGCCGCTTCCCTGGAGGATGCCGCAGCAGCGGGACTCGCTGGCCATTTCATGGGCTTCGGCACCGGCCAGGTTAAGTTCCTCGGCCATGGCATCGGGTTGGAAGTCGATGAATGGCCCGTGCTGGCCCGCGGCTTCGGCAACCCGTTAGAACCGGGAATGGTGCTTGCCGTCGAGCCCAAATTCACCTTTCCCGGCAGCGGCGTCGTCGGCATCGAGAACAGTTATCTCATTACTGACGATGGCTGCAGGCAGCTTACGAAATCGTCTGAAGGGCTAATCGTGCTTTAG
- the uxuA gene encoding mannonate dehydratase: MKMTFRWFGQDDPVTLQNIRQIPGMHGIVTALYDVPVGEAWPMESILALKETIETAGLRIAVIESVPVHEDIKLGKPTRDRMIENYSQTIRRLGAVGVPVICYNFMPVFDWTRSSLAHILPDGSTTLTFEDETISRMDPVLGDLSLPGWDSSYSKEEMGQLIEAYADVTEEKLFDNLAYFLERIIPVAEEAGVVMAIHPDDPPWPIFGLPRIVSNMEQLRRLTEHVDSPANGITFCSGSLGANEDNDLLDIIRHFGSQGKLHFAHTRNILRTGPRSFQESSHLSSDGSIDMTRVLEALYETGFEGPLRPDHGRMIWGEKGRPGYGLFDRALGAAYLNGIWEAISKTRS, encoded by the coding sequence ATGAAAATGACGTTCAGGTGGTTTGGTCAAGACGATCCGGTCACGCTGCAAAATATCCGCCAAATACCTGGCATGCACGGTATCGTAACGGCTTTGTACGACGTGCCGGTCGGTGAAGCATGGCCGATGGAATCCATTTTGGCGTTGAAGGAAACGATCGAGACGGCGGGGCTTCGCATAGCCGTGATCGAGAGCGTTCCCGTCCATGAGGACATCAAGCTCGGGAAGCCTACCCGCGATCGAATGATTGAAAATTACAGTCAAACGATTCGCAGGCTGGGAGCGGTCGGCGTTCCGGTCATTTGCTACAATTTCATGCCGGTCTTCGACTGGACGCGTTCTAGCTTGGCGCATATACTGCCGGACGGCTCGACGACATTAACGTTCGAGGACGAGACGATTTCCCGCATGGATCCGGTGCTAGGCGACTTGTCCTTGCCCGGCTGGGATTCCAGCTACTCGAAGGAAGAAATGGGACAACTGATTGAAGCCTATGCGGACGTAACGGAAGAGAAGCTGTTCGACAATCTGGCTTATTTCCTGGAGCGTATCATTCCCGTTGCGGAAGAGGCTGGCGTCGTCATGGCGATCCATCCCGACGATCCGCCTTGGCCGATCTTCGGTTTGCCGCGCATCGTCAGCAATATGGAGCAGCTGCGCCGGCTGACGGAGCATGTCGACAGTCCGGCGAACGGCATTACGTTCTGCTCGGGCTCGCTCGGCGCTAACGAGGACAACGATTTGCTGGACATCATTCGTCATTTCGGATCGCAAGGCAAATTGCATTTCGCGCATACGCGGAACATTTTGCGTACGGGACCGCGTTCGTTCCAAGAATCTTCCCATCTCTCCTCGGACGGCTCGATCGACATGACACGGGTGCTTGAAGCGCTGTACGAAACCGGCTTTGAAGGTCCGCTTCGTCCCGACCACGGAAGAATGATTTGGGGCGAGAAGGGCCGTCCGGGTTACGGCCTGTTCGACCGCGCGCTCGGCGCCGCATATTTGAATGGCATCTGGGAAGCGATTTCCAAAACAAGGAGCTGA
- a CDS encoding sugar phosphate isomerase/epimerase family protein, with product MKLSIFTVAAPDLTPDELCEAAAAAGIAGLEWRCKETPPELLIEQPSFWGNNQCTISPKAGDEEISRFRQAAIGHNRQSIAVTPYLSCGDIEGTEQVMRLAKRLDASMVRVGVPSYDRSRPYGELFQQATDYLKEVERLALDYGIKALVETHHVTITPSASLAHRLVSPFNPDAIGVLYDPGNMVHEGYENYRMGMELLGPYLAHVHVKNAGWHSASPGETADHLKPVAWNSGWAPIANGVVPWKQVLLDLKAVGYDGWFGVEDFSGTFDTRTMLQTYANQMKIWMEEIQ from the coding sequence TTGAAACTTTCGATATTTACTGTAGCGGCGCCGGATTTGACGCCTGACGAGCTTTGCGAAGCGGCCGCTGCCGCAGGCATCGCGGGTTTGGAATGGCGCTGCAAGGAGACGCCGCCTGAACTGCTGATAGAACAGCCGTCCTTCTGGGGCAACAACCAATGCACGATTTCGCCGAAGGCGGGCGATGAGGAAATCAGCCGCTTCCGTCAAGCCGCAATCGGCCATAACCGGCAGTCCATCGCGGTGACGCCTTACTTGAGCTGCGGCGACATCGAAGGAACCGAGCAGGTCATGCGCCTTGCCAAACGCCTAGATGCATCGATGGTTCGCGTCGGCGTGCCGTCCTATGACAGAAGCCGACCGTATGGAGAGCTTTTTCAACAGGCGACGGATTATTTGAAAGAGGTCGAGCGCCTCGCCTTGGATTACGGCATCAAGGCATTGGTCGAGACGCATCATGTGACGATCACGCCAAGCGCATCCTTGGCGCATCGACTCGTGTCCCCGTTCAATCCGGACGCGATCGGCGTGCTCTACGATCCAGGCAATATGGTGCACGAAGGCTACGAGAATTACCGGATGGGCATGGAACTGCTGGGACCATACTTAGCGCATGTACATGTGAAGAACGCAGGCTGGCATTCTGCGTCTCCTGGAGAAACGGCCGATCACTTGAAGCCGGTGGCCTGGAACAGCGGCTGGGCGCCGATTGCGAACGGCGTCGTGCCTTGGAAGCAGGTGCTCCTCGACTTGAAGGCGGTCGGCTATGACGGCTGGTTCGGCGTGGAGGATTTCAGCGGCACATTCGATACACGCACGATGCTTCAAACGTATGCCAATCAAATGAAAATATGGATGGAGGAAATCCAATGA
- a CDS encoding Gfo/Idh/MocA family protein translates to MNQVRYGIIGIGNMGSGHASILTSGKIKGAVLTAVCDGFESKREWAKEHFAGKVAVFENAAEMIDSGLVDAVIVATPHYDHPSEAIEALGKNVHVLIEKPAGVYAKQVREMNDAAALSGKKFGIVYNQRMNPLYQKLRELIASGEIGEVRRINWIITNWYRTQAYYDSGTWRATWGGEGGGVLINQCPHQLDLWQWTTGMMPTRMRAFCQFGKNRDIEVENDVTAYAEYANGATAVFITSTSDAPGTNRLEVSGSRGKIVIEEERMTLYRLREDEAAFNARNKEPFATPEVWKIDLPAAGPSPEHAGILQNFTDAVLLGTPLVAPGEEGIFGLTLSNAMHLSTWLDDWVELPLDEALHEAELNKRIASSKFKRAQPAEVKN, encoded by the coding sequence ATGAACCAAGTAAGATACGGCATTATCGGCATTGGCAACATGGGGTCGGGGCACGCTTCGATCCTCACTTCCGGCAAGATCAAAGGCGCGGTTTTGACTGCTGTGTGCGACGGTTTCGAAAGCAAGCGGGAATGGGCGAAGGAGCACTTCGCCGGCAAAGTAGCCGTATTCGAGAACGCGGCAGAGATGATCGATTCCGGCCTCGTGGATGCGGTTATCGTAGCAACGCCGCATTACGACCATCCATCGGAAGCCATCGAAGCGCTCGGCAAGAACGTGCATGTGCTGATCGAGAAGCCGGCAGGCGTTTACGCGAAGCAGGTCCGGGAGATGAACGATGCGGCTGCATTGAGCGGCAAGAAATTCGGCATCGTCTACAACCAGCGTATGAACCCGCTCTATCAGAAGCTGCGCGAGCTGATCGCATCCGGCGAAATCGGCGAGGTCAGACGCATCAACTGGATCATCACGAACTGGTACCGGACGCAGGCGTATTACGATTCCGGCACTTGGCGGGCGACTTGGGGCGGCGAAGGCGGCGGCGTGCTGATCAACCAATGTCCGCATCAGCTCGATCTGTGGCAGTGGACGACGGGCATGATGCCGACGCGCATGCGCGCTTTCTGCCAATTCGGCAAGAATCGCGACATCGAAGTCGAGAACGACGTGACGGCATACGCGGAATACGCGAACGGCGCGACGGCCGTTTTCATTACGTCGACGTCCGACGCTCCGGGCACGAATCGTCTTGAAGTATCGGGAAGCCGCGGCAAGATCGTGATCGAAGAAGAACGGATGACGCTCTACCGCCTGCGCGAAGACGAAGCGGCGTTCAACGCGCGTAACAAAGAACCGTTCGCTACCCCGGAAGTATGGAAAATCGACCTGCCGGCCGCAGGCCCAAGCCCGGAACATGCAGGCATCCTCCAGAACTTCACGGACGCCGTGCTGCTTGGCACGCCGCTTGTCGCTCCGGGCGAAGAAGGCATTTTCGGTTTGACGCTCTCCAATGCGATGCATCTGTCCACATGGCTGGACGATTGGGTCGAGCTGCCGCTTGATGAAGCGCTGCATGAAGCGGAGCTGAACAAACGGATCGCATCCAGCAAGTTCAAGCGCGCGCAGCCGGCCGAGGTCAAGAACTGA
- a CDS encoding Gfo/Idh/MocA family protein, protein MAAVNRGDGMNYAPVSIVKPAPVCGPGEFVFAAMALDHGHIYGMTNGLLEAGATLKWVYDPDPAKVEQFMKSYPQTRPASSPEVILEDSEVRLVAAAAIPSDRGPLGVKVMKHGKDYFTDKTPFTTLEQLEDARAAAEATGRKYMVYYSERLHVESAIYAGRLIQEGAIGRVVQVIGTGPHRLNKPSRPDWFFRKEQYGGILTDIGSHQIEQFLYFAGCQDATVASSKVANYNNPDVPELEDFGDATLIGDNGATNYFRVDWLTPNGLGTWGDGRTIILGTDGFIELRKYIDIGRDRSGDHVYLVNHEGEHHLTVGGQVGFPYFGELILDCLNRTENAMTQAHAFKAAELCIAAQNKAVRL, encoded by the coding sequence ATGGCGGCGGTTAATCGCGGTGACGGGATGAACTACGCGCCAGTATCGATCGTAAAGCCGGCTCCCGTCTGCGGACCGGGCGAATTCGTATTCGCGGCGATGGCCCTGGACCACGGCCATATTTACGGCATGACGAACGGATTGCTGGAAGCGGGCGCGACGTTGAAGTGGGTTTACGATCCGGATCCCGCTAAAGTCGAGCAATTCATGAAGTCGTATCCGCAGACGCGTCCGGCTTCTTCGCCTGAGGTCATTTTGGAAGACAGCGAAGTCAGGCTCGTAGCGGCGGCGGCGATTCCGTCCGATCGAGGTCCGCTTGGCGTCAAGGTAATGAAGCACGGCAAAGATTATTTCACGGACAAGACGCCGTTCACGACGCTGGAGCAGCTGGAGGACGCCCGCGCGGCTGCCGAAGCGACGGGACGCAAATATATGGTCTATTACAGCGAGCGGCTCCATGTGGAGAGCGCCATCTATGCCGGCCGCCTGATCCAAGAAGGCGCCATCGGCCGGGTCGTTCAGGTTATCGGGACCGGCCCGCACAGACTGAACAAGCCTTCGCGTCCAGACTGGTTTTTCCGCAAGGAGCAGTACGGCGGCATCCTCACGGATATCGGCAGCCATCAGATCGAGCAATTCCTGTACTTCGCCGGATGCCAAGACGCCACGGTCGCAAGCAGCAAAGTCGCGAATTACAACAATCCCGATGTACCGGAATTGGAGGACTTCGGGGATGCGACGCTGATCGGAGACAACGGGGCGACGAACTATTTCCGCGTCGACTGGCTGACGCCGAACGGGCTCGGCACATGGGGTGACGGACGGACGATTATTCTTGGCACGGACGGATTCATCGAGCTGCGCAAATACATCGATATCGGCCGCGACCGGAGCGGCGACCACGTCTATCTGGTTAACCACGAGGGGGAGCATCACCTGACTGTCGGCGGTCAAGTCGGCTTCCCGTACTTCGGCGAGCTGATTCTGGACTGCTTGAACCGTACGGAGAATGCGATGACCCAGGCACATGCATTCAAGGCGGCGGAGCTTTGCATCGCGGCGCAAAATAAAGCGGTTCGGCTGTAG
- a CDS encoding AraC family transcriptional regulator — MSSIARPDTGNHLEGSEMPLTMQWQQPIELMYRNDLPMPGAQFHSHAFYEMYYFQEGECNYLIGDKLITLQPGDLILMHGMTLHCPNPSPEKPYIRTIIHMDPAYVHRILQPDTATMLLKPFENLRNIRISLSPADQAELEMLLAEMNRLYKRTNEAGVRMSYDRFVIRVIELLHLIRDWCVAPVNDREHRSLKEQHVQSVISYLEDHYALEITLDDIAGALHLTKPYLSNMFKDVTGTTVFKYLYNRRINQAKMMFRLEPRQSVSDVCRAVGFHQLPHFSRLFKTTVGESPESYRRRMLQLTAESGSLT, encoded by the coding sequence ATGAGTTCAATAGCTCGCCCGGATACGGGCAACCATTTGGAGGGGTCAGAAATGCCGCTCACGATGCAATGGCAGCAGCCGATTGAACTCATGTACCGCAACGATTTACCCATGCCCGGCGCGCAGTTTCATTCGCATGCGTTCTATGAAATGTATTATTTTCAGGAAGGCGAGTGCAATTATCTCATCGGTGACAAGCTGATTACGCTTCAGCCCGGAGATTTAATCCTTATGCACGGCATGACGCTGCATTGTCCCAATCCATCGCCGGAGAAGCCGTATATTCGCACGATTATCCATATGGACCCGGCATACGTGCATCGCATTCTTCAGCCCGATACGGCGACGATGCTGCTGAAGCCGTTCGAGAATTTGCGCAACATTCGAATCTCGCTCAGCCCGGCGGATCAGGCAGAGTTGGAGATGCTGCTTGCCGAGATGAACCGGCTGTACAAACGCACCAACGAAGCAGGAGTCCGGATGTCCTATGACCGTTTCGTCATTCGCGTCATCGAGCTGCTGCATCTGATTCGGGACTGGTGCGTCGCGCCCGTTAACGACCGGGAACACCGTTCGCTGAAGGAGCAGCATGTACAAAGCGTGATCTCCTACCTTGAGGACCATTATGCGCTGGAGATTACGCTGGATGACATTGCCGGCGCGCTGCATCTGACGAAGCCGTATCTGTCCAATATGTTCAAAGACGTTACGGGAACGACCGTATTCAAATATTTATATAATCGGCGCATCAATCAGGCCAAAATGATGTTTCGGCTGGAACCGCGGCAATCGGTGTCTGACGTATGCCGCGCCGTCGGCTTCCACCAGCTGCCGCACTTCAGCCGGTTGTTCAAGACGACCGTGGGCGAAAGCCCGGAATCGTACCGGCGGCGCATGCTGCAGCTGACAGCCGAAAGCGGGAGCCTGACTTAA
- a CDS encoding SDR family oxidoreductase has product MTTLFDLTGRTAVVIGAGSTLGSVMAEALIEHGAHAALVVRNPEKSEPKLAHLLATGRAAIFQADAVSKADLLRVAGEINAWSPNGRSDILLHTAGTNSATPFFDISEEEWDTIMDVNAKSVMLACQVFGQSMVEAGHGGSIITISSVSAGPPLSRVFTYSASKHAVNSMTQFLAREFAPHGIRVNGIIPGFFPAEQNRAILSPERVASIMGHTPMKRFGDPKELQGAVVWLASEAASGFVTGSLIRVDGGFGAMTI; this is encoded by the coding sequence ATGACGACGTTATTTGACTTAACGGGCCGCACCGCGGTCGTGATCGGCGCGGGCAGCACGCTTGGCAGCGTTATGGCCGAGGCGCTCATCGAACACGGCGCGCATGCGGCGCTCGTCGTTCGCAATCCGGAGAAATCCGAGCCGAAGCTGGCGCATTTGCTCGCTACCGGCCGTGCCGCGATTTTTCAAGCGGACGCTGTATCCAAAGCCGATCTTCTGCGCGTTGCCGGCGAAATCAATGCCTGGTCGCCAAACGGTCGGAGCGATATTCTGCTGCATACGGCGGGAACGAACAGCGCGACTCCGTTCTTCGATATCTCCGAGGAAGAATGGGATACCATCATGGACGTGAATGCGAAGAGCGTGATGCTCGCCTGTCAAGTTTTCGGCCAATCGATGGTCGAAGCCGGCCATGGCGGCAGCATCATTACGATCAGCTCCGTCTCCGCGGGGCCGCCGCTCTCGCGTGTATTCACCTATTCGGCGTCGAAGCATGCGGTCAACAGCATGACGCAATTTCTGGCTAGGGAATTTGCCCCGCATGGCATCCGCGTGAACGGCATTATCCCTGGCTTCTTCCCGGCAGAACAGAACCGCGCAATCCTGTCGCCTGAGCGGGTAGCCAGCATCATGGGACATACGCCGATGAAACGGTTCGGCGATCCGAAGGAGCTGCAGGGCGCAGTCGTTTGGCTGGCGTCGGAAGCGGCTTCCGGGTTTGTAACGGGCTCGCTGATCCGCGTAGACGGCGGCTTCGGCGCCATGACGATCTAA